One window of Vespula pensylvanica isolate Volc-1 chromosome 17, ASM1446617v1, whole genome shotgun sequence genomic DNA carries:
- the LOC122635149 gene encoding cofilin/actin-depolymerizing factor homolog isoform X2, with amino-acid sequence MASGVTVADVCKTTYEEIKKDKKHRYVIFYIKDEKQIDVEVIGPRDAAYDAFLEDLQKGGSGECRYGLFDFEYTHQCQGTSEASKKQKLFLMSWCPDTAKVKKKMLYSSSFDALKKSLVGVQKYIQATDLSEASEEAVEEKLRATDRN; translated from the exons GCGTCAGGAGTAACCGTGGCGGACGTCTGCAAGACGACgtacgaagaaataaagaaggacaAAAAGCACCGATACGTGATCTTTTACATTAAAGATGAAAAACAGATCGACGTGGAAGTCATTGGACCTCGTGACGCGGCCTACGATGCTTTCCTGGAAGACTTGCAGAAAGGTGGAAGTGGCGAATGTCGTTATGGTCTATTCGACTTCGAATATACCCACCAGTGTCAGGGTACTTCCGAA gcTTCCAAAAAACAGAAACTCTTCTTGATGTCGTGGTGTCCTGACACGGCCAAAGTTAAGAAGAAGATGTTGTACTCGAGTTCGTTCGACGCTCTGAAGAAGTCCTTAGTAGGTGTGCAAAAGTATATACAGGCGACAGACCTTTCGGAGGCTTCCGAAGAAGCTGTCGAAGAAAAGCTTCGAGCTACCGACAGGAATTAG
- the LOC122635149 gene encoding cofilin/actin-depolymerizing factor homolog isoform X1 — MYISRYIREKTRRRRHEDSCSRKGRLQYVLEGAKCIPNRSRSTKYRPRNCIPACTTCASGVTVADVCKTTYEEIKKDKKHRYVIFYIKDEKQIDVEVIGPRDAAYDAFLEDLQKGGSGECRYGLFDFEYTHQCQGTSEASKKQKLFLMSWCPDTAKVKKKMLYSSSFDALKKSLVGVQKYIQATDLSEASEEAVEEKLRATDRN; from the exons GGGAAaagacacgacgacgacgacacgagGACAGTTGTTCACGTAAAGGGCGTTTACAGTACGTCCTAGAGGGAGCCAAGTGTATTCCTAACCGTAGCCGTAGCACGAAATATCGACCGAGGAACTGCATCCCAGCGTGCAcgacatgt GCGTCAGGAGTAACCGTGGCGGACGTCTGCAAGACGACgtacgaagaaataaagaaggacaAAAAGCACCGATACGTGATCTTTTACATTAAAGATGAAAAACAGATCGACGTGGAAGTCATTGGACCTCGTGACGCGGCCTACGATGCTTTCCTGGAAGACTTGCAGAAAGGTGGAAGTGGCGAATGTCGTTATGGTCTATTCGACTTCGAATATACCCACCAGTGTCAGGGTACTTCCGAA gcTTCCAAAAAACAGAAACTCTTCTTGATGTCGTGGTGTCCTGACACGGCCAAAGTTAAGAAGAAGATGTTGTACTCGAGTTCGTTCGACGCTCTGAAGAAGTCCTTAGTAGGTGTGCAAAAGTATATACAGGCGACAGACCTTTCGGAGGCTTCCGAAGAAGCTGTCGAAGAAAAGCTTCGAGCTACCGACAGGAATTAG